In Solanum lycopersicum chromosome 5, SLM_r2.1, the following are encoded in one genomic region:
- the LOC101247015 gene encoding 1,4-dihydroxy-2-naphthoyl-CoA synthase, peroxisomal produces the protein MIEEDLNTMRRRVASVANHLLPIPLAQNVFSSIGFSNCSSSSMNDNYHKIHGEVPNHEPVWRLIPSDDESGKDFTDIIYEKAVGEPIAKITINRPDRRNAFRPHTIKELIRAFNDARDDGSVGVIILTGKGTKAFCSGGDQALRSKDGYADFESFGRLNVLDLQVQIRRLPKPVIAMVAGYAVGGGHILHMVCDLTIAADNAIFGQTGPKVGSFDAGYGSSIMSRLVGPKKAREMWFLTRFYTASEAEKMGLVNTVVPVDKLEAETIKWCREILRNSPTAIRVLKSALNAVDDGHAGLQGLGGDATLLFYGTEEGNEGKNAYNERRRPDFSKFPRLP, from the exons ATGATAGAGGAGGATCTTAACACTATGAGGAGAAGAGTGGCATCAGTTGCAAATCATTTATTGCCAATCCCTTTAGCTCAAAATGTTTTTTCTTCAATTGGCTTTTCCAATTGTAGCTCTTCTTCTATGAATGATAATTACCATAAAATTCATGGTGAAGTCCCAAATCATGAACCTGTTTGGAGACTTATTCCTTCTGATGATGAATCTGGCAAGGACTTCACTGATATCATATATGAGAAAGCTGTTGGTGAACCCATTGCTAAG ATAACCATCAATAGACCGGATAGAAGAAATGCTTTCCGACCTCACACCATCAAGGAGCTTATCCGCGCATTTAATGATGCCAGGGATGATGGTTCAGTGGGAGTCATCATCCTCACAGGGAAG GGTACAAAGGCGTTTTGTAGTGGTGGTGATCAGGCATTGAGAAGTAAGGATGGTTATGCTGATTTTGAAAGTTTTGGTCGCCTTAATGTTTTAGATTTACAG GTGCAAATTCGTCGTCTACCAAAACCAGTAATTGCAATG GTTGCAGGTTACGCTGTTGGTGGAGGACACATTTTACATATGGTTTGCGATCTAACGATTGCAGCAGACAATGCTATATTTGGTCAGACTGGCCCAAAG GTAGGAAGTTTCGATGCTGGTTATGGAAGTTCAATTATGTCCCGTCTG GTTGGACCAAAGAAAGCTCGTGAAATGTGGTTTTTAACAAGGTTCTACACAGCTTCTGAAGCAGAGAAAATGGGACTTGTGAATACTGTTGTTCCA GTAGATAAGTTGGAAGCAGAAACAATAAAGTGGTGCAGAGAGATCTTAAGAAATAGTCCTACAGCGATACGAGTGCTAAAATCAGCTCTGAATGCAGTTGATGATGGACATGCTGGACTTCAG GGCCTTGGAGGAGATGCCACTCTTCTATTTTATGGAACTGAAGAAGGCAATGAAGGCAAAAATGCATACAACGAACGTAGACGACCAGATTTCTCTAAGTTTCCCAGGCTACCTTGA